In one window of Scylla paramamosain isolate STU-SP2022 chromosome 36, ASM3559412v1, whole genome shotgun sequence DNA:
- the LOC135091131 gene encoding BTB/POZ domain-containing protein 1-like, which translates to MAWSGGNSTTTNTTPSNSAFSHLRNMQEGDLSSSEECLVYTPGSSSGKGGSSAGSFAPASATALPSNHQANKTQAASMPLSAGNSLDGPTTAPPPSPASPTLYTNHTSHASAPKASTSPLTTDGTEESAGAILPSTVYNHPPIGPPIYPSLPPVPPPSALPISLQPSVPTLPPLNAVGLPSPPPPPPPPPPPPPPLSGAVSLLPSVLSNGAPTPAPTPVSPTPPSSGPPPSPAAGGGNNGPLPPTSASGAATTNSNGVAPAPVVPPNNNGGGSPPPYNWQANMTTVKERFAFLFNNEILSDVHFLVGKGDSCQRIPAHRFVLAVGSAVFDAMFNGQLSTRQDQIELPDVEPQAFLALLRFLYSDEVQIGPETVMTVLYTAKKYAVPALEKACVDFLKRNLSPDNAFMLLTQARLFDEPQLAALCLETIDKNTADSLAAEGFTDLDNSTLCMVLERDTLRIREAKLFEAAVRWSEAECEREGMPVTGANQRKLLGPALSLVRFPLMTVEEFAQGPAQSGILTDREVVQLFLHFTVNPKPPVNFLDIPRCCMTGKEQTVCRFQQIESRWGYSGTSDRIRFIVDRRIFVVGFGMYGSIHGPSEYEVTIQIIHTATGKVCASNDTSFTSDGTVNTFRVMFKEPVEVLPNTNYTAYATLKGPDSHYGTKGVRKVAVECPSGDRATFQFTYAAGNNNGTSVEDGQIPEIIFYT; encoded by the exons ATGGCTTGGTCTGGTGGCaactcaaccaccaccaacaccactcccTCCAACAGCGCCTTCTCCCACCTCCGCAACATGCAGGAGGGGGACCTCAGCTCGTCGGAGGAGTGCCTGGTGTACACGcctggcagcagcagcggcaaggGAGGCTCCAGTGCTGGCAGCTTTGCACCAGCCTCTGCCACAGCACTCCCTTCCAACCACCAGGCCAACAAGACCCAGGCTGCATCCATGCCCCTCTCTGCTG GAAACAGCTTGGATGGACCGACCACagctcctcccccctcccctgcctccccaaCGCTCTACACCAACCACACCAGCCATGCCTCAGCCCCCAAAGCCTCCACCAGCCCTCTCACCACTGATGGGACTGAGGAAAGTGCTGGGGCTATCCTCCCATCAACAGTGTACAACCACCCACCCATTGGTCCCCCCATCTACCCATCCCTTCCCCCTGTGCCCCCTCCTTCAGCCCTCCCCATCAGCCTTCAGCCCTCtgtccccaccctccctcccctcaacGCTGTAggtctcccctcacctcctcctccaccaccaccaccaccaccaccacctcctccactctctggcGCTGTCTCCCTCCTACCTAGTGTTCTCTCCAATGGTGCTCCTACCCCTGCCCCAACTCCTGTCTCCCCTACCCCCCCTAGCAGTggccctcccccctctcctgcAGCTGGTGGGGGTAATAATGGCCCACTACCCCCAACCTCTGCATCGGGGGCAGCCACTACTAATTCCAATGGTGTTGCACCTGCTCCAGTGGTGCCGCCTAATAATAATGGTGGCGGGTCACCTCCGCCCTATAACTGGCAGGCCAATATGACCACCGTGAAGGAGAG ATTTGCCTTCCTGTTCAACAATGAGATACTGAGTGATGTGCACTTCCTGGTGGGGAAGGGCGACTCCTGCCAGAGGATCCCGGCCCATCGCTTTGTGCTGGCGGTGGGCAGTGCCGTGTTTGACGCAATGTTCAATGGGCAGCTCAGCACTCGCCAGGACCAGATAGAGCTGCCCGACGTGGAGCCACAAGCTTTCCTGGCGCTGCTCAGGTTCCTCTACAG TGACGAGGTACAGATTGGACCTGAGACGGTGATGACAGTTCTGTACACCGCCAAGAAGTATGCTGTGCCAGCCCTGGAGAAGGCCTGTGTGGATTTTCTGAAGAGGAACCTTTCCCCTGACAATGCCTTCATGCTACTCACCCAG GCGAGACTCTTCGACGAGCCCCAGTTGGCTGCACTGTGCCTGGAGACCATCGACAAGAACACGGCAGACTCCCTGGCAGCAGAGGGCTTCACTGACCTGGACAACAGTACCCTCTGCATGGTGCTGGAGCGAGACACACTCCGCATTCGGGAGGCCAAGCTTTTTGAGGCGGCTGTCAG GTGGTCAGAGGCAGAGTGTGAGCGGGAGGGCATGCCAGTGACAGGAGCCAACCAGAGGAAGCTGCTTGGGCCGGCTTTGTCTCTGGTGCGCTTTCCTCTCATGACGGTAGAGGAGTTTGCCCAGGGACCTGCCCAGTCTGGCATCCTCACTGACAGAGAGGTGGTGCAGCTCTTCTTACACTTCACG GTGAACCCGAAGCCACCTGTCAATTTCCTGGACATTCCCCGCTGCTGCATGACGGGCAAGGAGCAGACAGTGTGCAGGTTCCAGCAGATAGAGTCCCGATGGGGATACTCTGGCACTAGTGACCgcatcag GTTCATTGTGGACCGGCGGATATTTGTGGTTGGGTTTGGCATGTACGGCTCCATCCATGGTCCATCAGAGTATGAGGTGACCATTCAGATCATCCACACTGCCACGGGGAAG GTTTGTGCCAGTAATGACACCAGCTTCACCTCGGACGGAACAGTCAACACCTTCCGAGTCATGTTCAAGGAGCCAGTGGAAGTTCTGCCCAACACCAACTACACTGCCTATGCTACACTTaag GGTCCGGATTCTCACTACGGCACAAAGGGGGTGAGGAAGGTGGCAGTGGAGTGCCCCTCAGGAGACCGAGCCACCTTCCAGTTCACCTATGCTGCGGGCAACAATAACGGCACGTCGGTGGAGGATGGACAGATCCCCGAGATTATCTTCTACACTTAG
- the LOC135091134 gene encoding sialin-like isoform X2, whose product MHCHHHCSSSSFSSTSVIVAVAAASAANRNRDDEGEESCNWMCSFCGYLRYLLVFLGLLGCGMDYMLRYNISVAIVAMVNNSATFSVNSSYACPAASNASSDAQSSTGAGEYNWTPKEQGLVLGTFFWGYVITKAIGGRIAEILGPTFTVSLTLGLCSILSFLTPTIADVHPPRPRLPSPPDGVAAGANLPSHLQHYLPLDPSRRNNHHDLRLHVRCKSRRFGCPRVIWHRDQVLRVAVGLLGLWDCDAGLAAFLGPLRAGQPLQSSRNIKDGAASLV is encoded by the exons AtgcactgtcaccatcactgctCATCCTCAagcttttcctccacttctgttATTGTGGCCGTTGCTGCTGCCTCTGCCGCCAACAGGAACAGAGACGATGAGGGCGAAGAATcat GCAACTGGATGTGCTCCTTCTGTGGGTATCTGCGGTACCTGCTGGTGTTCCTGGGGCTGCTGGGGTGCGGGATGGACTACATGCTTCGCTACAACATCAGTGTGGCTATCGTTGCTATGGTGAACAACTCAGCCACCTTCAGTGTCAACTCCAGCTACGCCTGCCCTGCGGCGTCCAATGCCTCCAGCGACGCCCAGAGCTCCACG GGTGCAGGAGAGTACAACTGGACACCGAAGGAACAAGGCTTGGTCCTCGGCACCTTCTTCTGGGGCTACGTCATTACCAAGGCGATAG GAGGACGCATTGCTGAGATCTTGGGTCCAACGTTCACTGTGAGCTTAACATTGGGTCTCTGCTCGATTCTGTCATTCCTCACACCCACGATAGCTGACGTTCACCCCCCTCGCCCTCGCCTTCCTTCGCCTCCTGATGGGGTTGCTGCAGGGGCCAATCTTCCCAGCCATCTACAGCATTATCTCCCGCTGGACCCTTCCCGGAGAAACAACCACCATGATCTCCGCCTCCATGTCAG GTGCAAGTCTCGGCGCTTTGGTTGCCCTCGGGTTATCTGGCATCGTGATCAAGTCCTTCGGGTGGCGGTGGGTCTTCTGGGGCTCTGGGATTGTGACGCTGGCTTGGCTGCCTTTCTGGGTCCTCTACGTGCGGGACAGCCCTTGCAATCATCCCGGAATATCAAAGACGGAGCTGCATCGCTTGTCTAA
- the LOC135091134 gene encoding vesicular glutamate transporter 3-like isoform X1: MGLLQGPIFPAIYSIISRWTLPGETTTMISASMSGASLGALVALGLSGIVIKSFGWRWVFWGSGIVTLAWLPFWVLYVRDSPCNHPGISKTELHRLSKNHNQLRKKVPWSRIFKSKYVYLFMMMEFVNVWTQTIMISEGPTFLTNQVGIRLDDASKLNTILTVLAQFLIIFYGWLSDFLERREWLSMLTVRRLFQMFGTLVMVGCLMGLAFAGCDAFEVAVYFIVLVIGLPITIVTYIIGPMIIAPNYAGTLTGMMGLGTIGGFLLPLFVSLFMDKKNGWMTVFLVSAAINLVTGVIYVIWMPNEEEEWNMYEEIPESDKDGMKKNGKMKGGTLTQ; the protein is encoded by the exons ATGGGGTTGCTGCAGGGGCCAATCTTCCCAGCCATCTACAGCATTATCTCCCGCTGGACCCTTCCCGGAGAAACAACCACCATGATCTCCGCCTCCATGTCAG GTGCAAGTCTCGGCGCTTTGGTTGCCCTCGGGTTATCTGGCATCGTGATCAAGTCCTTCGGGTGGCGGTGGGTCTTCTGGGGCTCTGGGATTGTGACGCTGGCTTGGCTGCCTTTCTGGGTCCTCTACGTGCGGGACAGCCCTTGCAATCATCCCGGAATATCAAAGACGGAGCTGCATCGCTTGTCTAAGAACCACAACCAGCTGAGG AAAAAGGTGCCGTGGAGTCGCATCTTCAAATCGAAGTACGTCTACCTATTCATGATGATGGAGTTTGTGAACGTGTGGACGCAGACAATTATGATCTCGGAGGGGCCTACCTTTCTCACCAaccag gtTGGAATCCGTCTAGATGATGCAAGTAAACTGAACACCATCTTAACAGTCCTTGCTCAGTTCCTAATAATCTTTTACGGGTGGCTCTCGGACTTCCTGGAGAGGCGGGAGTGGCTGTCCATGCTAACCGTGCGCAGACTCTTCCAGATGTTTG GCACGCTGGTGATGGTGGGCTGCTTAATGGGGCTGGCCTTTGCTGGGTGTGACGCCTTTGAAGTGGCCGTGTATTTCATCGTTTTAGTAATTGGACTACCCATCACCATCGTAACCTACATAATTGGCCCCATGATCATCGCTCCTAACTATGCTG GGACGTTGACTGGGATGATGGGCTTAGGGACCATAGGTGGCTTCCTACTGCCCTTGTTCGTGTCTCTCTTTATGGATAAG AAAAACGGCTGGATGACAGTTTTCCTGGTCTCAGCCGCTATAAACCTGGTGACTGGAGTGATCTACGTCATCTGGATGCccaacgaggaggaagagtggaacaTGTACGAGGAAATTCCAGAAAGTGACAAAGATGGgatgaagaaaaatgggaagatgaagggagggactTTGACGCAGTag